The following are from one region of the Methanococcoides methylutens genome:
- a CDS encoding helix-turn-helix domain-containing protein, whose protein sequence is MSVANKVIDAAFESDEAFQNTLLKVIKEDLELTAIEFSEYANIPPSTLYKLMSGNREPNMRTLRQIVKTIRTIEGSEKGDFIAVIAARPVLDTINETKRKISGNLCTIREYSATSMEEAIIAAVRAEREGAKALVCAPIVSTTVEKIIRIPVATIMPKNSLIEAIETVARKIE, encoded by the coding sequence ATTAGCGTTGCGAATAAAGTGATTGATGCTGCTTTTGAATCGGATGAGGCTTTTCAGAACACGCTTTTGAAAGTCATAAAAGAAGACCTTGAACTCACAGCAATAGAGTTCTCAGAATATGCAAATATTCCCCCAAGCACGCTTTATAAGCTGATGTCAGGAAACAGGGAACCGAACATGAGGACACTTCGCCAGATAGTGAAGACTATCCGAACGATAGAAGGTTCCGAAAAAGGAGATTTCATTGCAGTCATAGCTGCACGTCCTGTTCTGGACACCATAAATGAAACAAAGAGAAAGATCTCCGGCAACCTTTGTACGATCAGAGAATACTCCGCCACATCAATGGAAGAAGCCATCATTGCTGCCGTGCGTGCCGAAAGGGAAGGTGCTAAAGCACTTGTGTGTGCACCTATCGTCAGCACAACTGTTGAAAAGATAATTCGCATACCTGTTGCAACCATCATGCCAAAGAACAGTCTTATAGAGGCTATCGAAACAGTAGCACGTAAGATCGAATGA
- a CDS encoding ABC transporter substrate-binding protein, protein MKITTIAFISIMLVAAVFLSGCTSAPEEDAAITEINIGYQPSTHQISHMTAMEKGWWAEDLAPFGVEEVNEFEFPTGAPEMQAMLAGELDVAYVGAAPVISALATGLDAKIVAAVNTQGSDLVLRPEFPYESPEDLKGLTIATFPPGTIQDTLLRNWLIENGLDPVNDLEIKAMGPGPAKAAIAAGQVDGVFLPHPSPTFIEAEGNGRSVVASGEIMPDHPCCVLVVSGDLIRNNPEMVEQIVMTHIKAVEYDSANLEEAAETYGTKLTADQEIVLESLEEWDGVWSADPRPLVDSTVEYANIQYELGFINAELTAEDMFDVSFYEAVSED, encoded by the coding sequence TTGAAAATCACAACAATTGCATTCATTTCTATTATGCTGGTTGCAGCTGTATTCCTCTCCGGGTGTACTTCTGCACCTGAAGAAGATGCCGCGATCACAGAGATCAATATTGGCTATCAGCCAAGTACACACCAGATCTCCCACATGACCGCTATGGAGAAAGGCTGGTGGGCTGAAGACCTTGCACCATTTGGTGTTGAGGAAGTGAACGAGTTCGAGTTCCCAACCGGTGCTCCTGAGATGCAGGCAATGCTCGCAGGTGAGCTTGATGTTGCTTACGTGGGCGCAGCTCCTGTTATCTCTGCACTTGCTACCGGTCTGGATGCCAAGATCGTTGCAGCAGTCAACACACAGGGTTCCGATCTTGTACTTAGACCTGAGTTTCCTTATGAAAGTCCTGAAGATCTCAAAGGATTGACCATTGCGACATTTCCGCCAGGAACCATTCAGGATACACTCTTGAGGAACTGGCTTATTGAGAATGGCCTTGATCCTGTTAATGATCTTGAAATAAAGGCTATGGGACCGGGACCTGCTAAAGCAGCTATTGCAGCAGGCCAGGTAGATGGTGTATTCCTTCCACATCCTTCTCCAACTTTCATTGAAGCAGAAGGAAATGGTCGCTCTGTCGTTGCATCAGGTGAGATCATGCCGGATCACCCATGCTGTGTACTGGTTGTAAGTGGTGACCTTATCAGGAACAACCCTGAAATGGTCGAACAGATAGTCATGACACACATTAAGGCTGTAGAATATGATTCTGCAAATCTTGAAGAAGCTGCAGAAACATATGGTACCAAGCTTACCGCTGATCAGGAGATAGTCCTTGAATCCCTTGAGGAGTGGGATGGCGTATGGTCTGCAGATCCACGTCCGCTTGTTGATTCAACAGTTGAATATGCAAACATACAGTATGAACTTGGATTCATTAATGCAGAGCTTACAGCAGAAGACATGTTTGATGTGAGCTTCTATGAAGCTGTGTCTGAAGACTAA
- a CDS encoding ABC transporter permease — MSKDSTKRISGRGIELLSLAITIIVWQLVADYIVANPFKLPSFTDVLFAFFKTIESGALFTDLAISLLHFGIGIVSALVIGIPIGISMGWFKTVNRALDPIIEIIRPIPPLAWIPFAIIWFGLTHISAGFVVFVGAVFPIIINTFDGFKSVPKVYVEAAKVLGCMKSGSLIRHVAFPSALPSIAAGIRIAMGVGWMCLVAAEMFGVSSSGLGYKIWWHYYLHQMDFVLVYMLILGFLGLLIDRMFRWYVDGRLLKWREGVVV; from the coding sequence ATGAGTAAAGACAGCACAAAAAGAATTTCAGGCAGGGGTATAGAACTACTTTCTCTTGCTATTACTATCATTGTGTGGCAACTGGTGGCTGACTATATTGTTGCTAATCCATTCAAGCTTCCGAGCTTTACTGATGTTCTATTTGCTTTTTTTAAGACTATAGAAAGCGGAGCATTGTTCACTGACCTTGCTATAAGTCTGTTGCATTTCGGAATTGGTATTGTTTCAGCTTTGGTCATAGGGATACCCATAGGTATCTCAATGGGCTGGTTCAAGACTGTAAATCGTGCTTTAGACCCCATCATTGAAATTATAAGGCCTATTCCACCTCTTGCATGGATACCTTTTGCTATCATATGGTTCGGGCTTACACACATTTCCGCAGGATTTGTAGTATTTGTAGGCGCTGTTTTCCCGATTATCATCAATACTTTTGATGGTTTCAAAAGCGTTCCAAAGGTCTATGTGGAAGCTGCAAAAGTCCTTGGTTGCATGAAAAGCGGATCTCTTATCCGCCATGTCGCTTTCCCATCAGCGTTGCCTTCAATTGCGGCTGGTATTCGCATAGCGATGGGAGTTGGATGGATGTGTCTTGTAGCTGCGGAAATGTTCGGAGTGAGCAGCAGTGGTCTTGGTTACAAGATATGGTGGCACTATTACCTGCACCAGATGGACTTTGTACTTGTTTACATGTTGATCCTCGGTTTCCTGGGTCTTCTGATCGACAGGATGTTCAGGTGGTATGTGGATGGGCGTCTGCTTAAATGGCGTGAAGGGGTCGTGGTATAA
- a CDS encoding ABC transporter ATP-binding protein, producing MGEVKVSDVSLAFEKENSEDTLALDNVNLEIKDKEFVCFIGPSGCGKTTLLRTIAGLEFPDSGEITLDGEKITVPDSKRGMVFQEYSLFPWSTVIQNITFGPQMQGMSKGESLERAEKYLKLVGLEQFRNSYPYELSGGMRQRVAIARALANEPKVLLMDEPFGALDAQTRNTLQNELLDVWAKNQITIVFVTHSVDEAVFLADKIVVMTARPGKIKKVINVDLPRPRDRTSSEANELRHQLLRMLAEERRD from the coding sequence ATGGGTGAAGTAAAAGTATCCGATGTTTCACTGGCATTTGAAAAGGAAAATAGTGAAGATACACTTGCACTTGATAATGTGAACCTTGAGATCAAGGACAAAGAATTCGTTTGTTTCATCGGACCTTCCGGTTGTGGAAAGACAACACTTCTGAGGACCATTGCCGGGCTTGAGTTCCCGGATTCCGGTGAGATAACCCTTGACGGTGAAAAGATCACAGTTCCTGATTCCAAGAGAGGTATGGTATTTCAGGAGTATTCATTGTTCCCCTGGAGTACGGTTATCCAGAACATAACATTCGGTCCGCAGATGCAGGGGATGAGCAAAGGTGAGTCTCTTGAGAGGGCGGAAAAATACCTGAAACTCGTTGGTCTTGAGCAGTTCAGGAACAGCTATCCATATGAACTCTCAGGTGGAATGCGTCAAAGAGTTGCAATTGCACGTGCTCTTGCAAATGAGCCCAAGGTACTTCTTATGGACGAGCCGTTTGGTGCACTGGATGCACAGACCAGGAATACCTTGCAGAACGAACTTCTCGATGTATGGGCCAAAAATCAGATCACTATTGTGTTTGTTACTCACAGTGTGGATGAGGCTGTATTCCTTGCAGACAAGATCGTTGTTATGACTGCAAGGCCGGGCAAGATCAAAAAGGTCATAAATGTGGATCTACCACGACCTCGTGACAGGACAAGTTCTGAAGCAAATGAATTGCGTCACCAGCTTCTCAGGATGCTGGCAGAAGAAAGACGTGACTGA